ATGTGAATCATTCGAGCCTGGTGGAAATTTCAATGCTGAATCGACTTGCTGCCTTTGATCGTTCTTTCTCTTCACCATATGCGCTCTATCCGTTGTTCTCTGTATGTAATCTAACTTGTCGAAAGCATCTAACGCCGAAGCGAGCTTAGAATCTCGAATCCTTGCGTACTCGTCTATCTCTTCCATTTCCGCCTCTCTTTTCACAAATTGCTTCAGTCTCTTCTGTCTCTCTTTTATTAACACACCCCAGGAATGATACCGTTGAGTCATTATAAAGATTGCTTGACCATCCATGCCAAGTGGAGTGATACCGACTTGCTCAAAATATTTACCAATCTCTATCCACACTTGACCTAACTTTAACGTAAAATACAAGTCTATGGAGCACATCGTAATctgaaaaatgttaacgttAACTGCAGAATATTACAATACAGTGAGTCGTTCTATATCCTACTCACTCGATCTTCCATCGGAAGGTCGTTGTACAGTATTTTATAACGATCTTTGGCCATTTCGTATCTCTCCCCGTCTCTCTCAATTATCTTTCGAATGCTGTATATCTTGGGTCGGACTGAACCAATCATATCAACTAGCGCGGGGCTAATATTCCCACAGACGTTAAAATTATAGGTTTGCGACCACTGTTGAGTGCCCATTTCAGACAATTCTTCGTCTAACATATGAGAAATACCACGTTTGAGTACATGTCTACGCGGTTCTGCTaatgattgaattaattttgaaatttgccTGTGACGGCACCGTCCTTGCCCCGTTTAACTTTAATTCGAATCTCGTCTTCTCTCCAAATTGTCGCTAGCAGGGACATTAAACCTGTTCTCTTATTAACTCTTCTCCAAGTACATAAATAAGGGCCACAAAAGTAGTTGTCGCATATATCGGTCAGGAGAGCGAGAAACAGGCATTGAGAAGGGTGTGGCGAAATTTCAATGATGTCTAGAATAATGTACACCGCCCCGTATTCTATGAACTTCTCAAGATTTTTGGCGCAGTGTACTATGCTCTCCCAAATGTAAGAACCTATTGCTAGTAAAAGGCTATGGAACTATTTTTATAATTCTACATCTTACAGATAACTTGTAATTGTTGCTACAAACGAACCATACCGTTGATCTATCTGAATTTCTTCGTCTTTCCGATAGAGGTATCGGAATAATAGTTCCAAAGTGAATGTAATACTTTGTTCCCCATACATCTCTCGATAAAAAGGCAGCTTCTTCACGAGCCTTTCCATTGAAATTAACGCTGCCGTTAAGATTCTTTGCTGCTTCATTGTCACTTTATCGAATCTCAAAATTTGATTTATCAATCCTGTATGTTAAATATGTAATGCTATTACAAAGACTGGAACTCAATATGGCTTTTGAAACTATTAATAAGGGACTAACTAATTAATGACACTATCAATCCATGCCTCCGAAAGCTGTTCAGTAGAAACGTATCATCATTCAGAAGAATTGTGCAGATCGCTTTTACACAATGTAGGACTGTTTCTGTATCGAATTTTCTACCTGAGCTCCACTCTAACACAGTCACCattctaaaatttcgaataaaatgaagttattcaagAATaagtaacgaataatttttttcttctaataaattttttttcggaataaatttttatttgaataaaaaatttaacaaattattcgaataaaaatttattctgccTGAACATCTACCGAATACAGCCATCGTATTTAATGAACTCATGCGGCATTTTTGGCGCCATGAGAGATAAAGCATTGATCGCATATGTCCATAAACTCCAAAATTGAGATGTACTCCAAGTCATTTTGGAATCTTCTACATTTGGATTAACAAGTTGAAGCACAGTTCTCATTAGTTTCCTCTTCACCATTAACTATTGCGAACgaacgcttaaaaattaaactACTCTCCACAGTTCGATATAAAtcataaatgaattaaataattaCATAGATGCAAGCATCTATTTCCACCAAGTGCATGGTAATGACCAACAAGGTTTTCTGGAAGTATAAATCTGCATTGCTTCTGCCAAAGTTTACTCTTTCCGAAAAAACTCTCACAGAACCAGCTTCGACTCCGACTAAGAACCTGATAGCTTCGTCCGCGATACCACTACTGACAAAGTTCCACGAGGGAAAGAGAATTATAACCACGAGGATAACGACAGCCATTTCGTTCCTGATTTTCAAACAATTACTTCGATATTGGCCGCGATGTACTTGACGTTCGAACGCGTATGCTAAACCCCTGCGTGAGGAAATTTAGTCTGGCTATAAATATTCCTGAATCCAATACATTCCATTGCTTTACGCATATGAGAAACGTACCATAAGCCACACTCTATAGACGTCACAGTTTCTTTCAAACTAACGGGCATGACGTTAGGAGGAAGGACAGATTTCAACAGGCTCCACACTGTAGTCATTATCAAAAAAGTCATGTCTCTGGAATATTCATTTCCAGGTAATAGGGAATCGGGTGGTCGTGTGCAACGCAACTGAGTCGCGAAAGGGAGATCCATTCTAGTGAATATGGTGTTCAGTGCACCAGCTTGCATCATTCTGTGAGCTTATTGTAACGTTACAAAAGTATAATAGTACACGATCAGGCTTTCCACTCGACAAATCAGTTTCCTGTTACTTACAACACGTATGCGAGACAGACGAAAGTAAAAGAACCAGTTCCAGAACCTTTCCGTACATATCCAAACGGGAAGCGCATAATAGCTCGGTCAGAGTTATCGGTAAATTTGACTTTTCCATGGCTCTGCAACAGTATTCACGTTTCACTGCGGTAACATCTATGAACTTTGTCCCTAATAGCAAGGAATAGAGGGCTTTGTGAATCTTTAAGACTCGCGCCTCGGTTGGCAAAATTAGGAGAAGATGTCCTAGCAGCGTAAAATATTGCTCCATTATATCAAAGTTGATAGCACCTTCTGAAGATTTCTCCAACAAAGGTGGTAGATTACACAGGTCCAACATCTGCTCAAGATGTGGCTCGTACTCTTTATATGCCTGAACATTTTGGGCCAGGAATTCTAATACTTTCATTATCATTGGCAAATCTTTTAATTTCTGAAGATTTTCTTAAGGAAATCTCAGGGATAAatacttgtttatttttgtaaaaaagaatttaatgaaAAGCTCGTCTCAGGGGATAACTAAAGTACAAGattgagagaaagagagtttTTGTGGCATCTACAAAAGGATACGTAACCATTATCTCCTGTTGCATGAAGATACTCGTGTAGAAGTCTACAGATACGAGGGGCACTGTTACTCGTCACGGGATCGGATATAAGTTCACACAGCTTTCGTAGAGCGTAATTCGCAACCACTGTGGACTGCTCCCCGGATTCAAATATGTCCTTCGGTATTTTATCGGTTTCGGGACACACAGGAGTGACATATTTCGGACAATGAAAATCCTTCCAAATGTCACCGGAATCCAATTCCTTCTGCCCTGCGCTCATTTCTAATTCTTTTTCAATTCAGGAGAGATTAATTTGCACCTTGTGAACCTACATCAGCTTCCAGGATTGCCTATCACAAGCATGCAACGAATCTGAAGCCCTT
The nucleotide sequence above comes from Andrena cerasifolii isolate SP2316 chromosome 2, iyAndCera1_principal, whole genome shotgun sequence. Encoded proteins:
- the LOC143366118 gene encoding cilia- and flagella-associated protein 69, which produces MSAGQKELDSGDIWKDFHCPKYVTPVCPETDKIPKDIFESGEQSTVVANYALRKLCELISDPVTSNSAPRICRLLHEYLHATGDNGYKLKDLPMIMKVLEFLAQNVQAYKEYEPHLEQMLDLCNLPPLLEKSSEGAINFDIMEQYFTLLGHLLLILPTEARVLKIHKALYSLLLGTKFIDVTAVKREYCCRAMEKSNLPITLTELLCASRLDMYGKVLELVLLLSSVSHTCSHRMMQAGALNTIFTRMDLPFATQLRCTRPPDSLLPGNEYSRDMTFLIMTTVWSLLKSVLPPNVMPVSLKETVTSIECGLWGLAYAFERQVHRGQYRSNCLKIRNEMAVVILVVIILFPSWNFVSSGIADEAIRFLVGVEAGSVRVFSERVNFGRSNADLYFQKTLLVITMHLVEIDACIYVII
- the LOC143366115 gene encoding uncharacterized protein LOC143366115; the encoded protein is MLDEELSEMGTQQWSQTYNFNVCGNISPALVDMIGSVRPKIYSIRKIIERDGERYEMAKDRYKILYNDLPMEDRITMCSIDLYFTLKLGQVWIEIGKYFEQVGITPLGMDGQAIFIMTQRYHSWGVLIKERQKRLKQFVKREAEMEEIDEYARIRDSKLASALDAFDKLDYIQRTTDRAHMVKRKNDQRQQVDSALKFPPGSNDSHCHRTFQDNVNFTAIFDQHLSITSGAMLIDEMKLPLVSPCDSHISDDTYSSEICCSPLSSKFLLKQKEFNRKP